A stretch of DNA from Gottschalkia acidurici 9a:
AAAAGTGATGGAAAAATCTTTAGGTATGGTATAATCTGCAATGCCTAAATTATAGTATCCGTCTCTTGAATAGCTAATTAAGTATCCAAGGTCAGGTCTTTTTTATTTGTAAATAAGGTATAGTTATCGTACTCAGTTTTATCAAAAGACAGTACTTTTAAAACTGTATTTTTGAATTCCTCGTTAGATTTTACTATCATAAATGTCCTCCTTTACGTACAAATAAATTTCAAGTTCTTATAAAATTATATAAAAATTATATAAACTATTCAATAATATAATTCACATAGATGCAAAAATAATTAAATTGGGTGAATGAATTGAAATGATAATCGTTATCATATACAATAACTTTTATCAGAAGTATATACAATTTAAATTTTGAAAGGAAGATATCAAATGAAAAAAAATTCAACTTTTAAAATAGCTTTATTTATCTGTATGGCAATGATTGCTTTTGTAGGTTGTTCAAGCAGTCCAGCTGAAGAAAAATTAAGTGAAGAAAAAACTATAACTATAAATGACGTTAGAGGAGAAGTTGAAATTCCAGAGAAACCTCAGAGAATAGTAGACTTAAGTGGTAATAGTGATATTTTATCAATTTTAGGATATAAGGTAACAGGAACTGCAAATAGTGATGCTTACGACTATAAAAAATTTCCTTCATACTTAGAAGATACATTAAAGGGTGCTACTATACTTGGATATAGTATGCAAGACACTATGGATGTTGAGGCCATAATGAACTTAAATCCTGACTTAATTATTATATCTACTGTACAAGAAAAAATGTATGATCAATTAAGTAATATAGCCCCAACAGTTATGGTTCAGTTAGAAGCATTAGATTGGAAAGAAGACATGAAAGCATTAGGAAAAGTATTTAATAAATTAGATGTTGCTGAAGAATGGCTGGAAAAATATGATGTAAAAGCAAAAGAAACTGGAGAGAAAATAAAAGAAACTTATGGTGAGGATACAAGCTATTTAGCATTTTTAGCAAGTGGTGGACAATTCTATGTATTTGATGGGGCTGGATTTGGTAGTGTATTATATCAAGACATGGGATTAAGTAAACCAGAAGGTATGCCAGAACAAAATGATATAAGTTTACCTGTTGTTACTTACGAAGGATTAGCTTCAATAAAATCAGATTATATATTTGCTATTGCAACAGATGAAGATTTAGAAACACTTAAAGCAAATCCTATTTGGAACAACTTACCTCAAGTAAAAGAAGGAAAAGTTATTCATCTAGGAGCTTCACCTTATTTTAATCAAGGATATAGCCCTATAGGAAGAGATCTACTTTTAGATGAGATTGTGGAGATGTTAAATGAAACAAAATAGTATAAAAGCTTTTGTAAGCTTCAATATTATATTTTTAATAATTGGTTTGTTCCTAGCTATTACGCTAGGAGCAACTAATATTGGAATTTCAGATATATGGAACAGTATATTTAACTATACTGAAACTCTTGATCTCATGACAATTAGAGATGTGCGTATACCAAGAGTTCTCTCTGTACTATTTACTGGAGGGATTTTGGGCGCAGTTGGAGCTATGATTCAGGGGGTTACAAGAAATCCAATAGCAGAACCTTCTCTACTAGGGGTTAGTCAAGGAGCAACCTTAGTTATAGCTATTTTTTATGCAATAGGAATAACAATAAATACTACAAATGTTATGATTGCTTCACTAATTGGAGCTGTATTTAGCGGGCTAATAGTAATAGGTTTTCTAACAAGGCAAACAAAGGGCAGTTCTATTACGAAGATACTTTTGGCAGGTACTGCTATTAGTACTTTTTTTATTTCACTAACAACTATAATAGGACTTTTATCAAATCAATCTCAATTTATTGCATTTTGGGTTTCAGGTGGATTTAGAAATGCAACTTGGTCAGATTTTAAATTAGTTATGGTTGTTGGAACAATAGGATTAATTTTAGCAATGTTATTATCAAAGAAAATAAACATACTTAGTTTAGGTGATGATGTGGCAATTAGTCTTGGAGAAAAACCAGAAAAAATCAGATTATTGACATTTATTATAATGATACCAATGTGTGCTGCGGCTGTAGCAGTTGGAAAAAACATAGGATTTGTAGGATTAATAATGCCACAAATAGTAAGAAAATATTTGGTGAGGACTATATAAAGAATATACCATTATCATTCTTATTAGGTGCAGTTCTTTTAGTTTATTCAGACATAGCTGCAAGACTTATATATAGTCCTTATGAAGTGCCAATTGGAATATTTACAGCACTAATTGGAGTTCCCTTCTTTATAGTTGTTGCGAGAAAGGAGCGAGGCTAATATGAAGAAAACCAGATTTAATCTAATGGTTTTGGTATTAGGTATATTACTAATAATGTCTATAGCTATATATTTAAGTTGGGGAAGCTATAAAGTTGGTTTACTAGACATTATAAAAACACTAACTGGTGGAGGAACAAAATTTCAGAATGCAACAATTTTGCAAATTAGATTTCCAAGAATGTTAGTAGGTATTTCTGTTGGAATAGCTTTATCTACAGCAGGAGCATTATTGCAAACAATAACAAAAAATGAATTAGCAGACCCAGGAATAATAGGAATTAACGCTGGTGCAGCGGTAGCAGCTGTTATATTTATTTCATTAAAAACAGCAAACTATTACAGAGAACTAGGTTCATTATCAGTTTATGTACTTCCACTTATGGCTATTATAGGTGCGGCAATTTCTGCAGTTATAGTCTATTCTTTATCAAGTAGAGATAGAGTAAGACCAAAGAGATTGCTGCTTATGGGGCTTGCGATTAATGCCGGTTTAAATGCCTTTATTACGTTTTTTACTTTTAGAGGTGGAGTAGGTGACTATA
This window harbors:
- a CDS encoding ABC transporter substrate-binding protein; this encodes MKKNSTFKIALFICMAMIAFVGCSSSPAEEKLSEEKTITINDVRGEVEIPEKPQRIVDLSGNSDILSILGYKVTGTANSDAYDYKKFPSYLEDTLKGATILGYSMQDTMDVEAIMNLNPDLIIISTVQEKMYDQLSNIAPTVMVQLEALDWKEDMKALGKVFNKLDVAEEWLEKYDVKAKETGEKIKETYGEDTSYLAFLASGGQFYVFDGAGFGSVLYQDMGLSKPEGMPEQNDISLPVVTYEGLASIKSDYIFAIATDEDLETLKANPIWNNLPQVKEGKVIHLGASPYFNQGYSPIGRDLLLDEIVEMLNETK
- a CDS encoding FecCD family ABC transporter permease; protein product: MKQNSIKAFVSFNIIFLIIGLFLAITLGATNIGISDIWNSIFNYTETLDLMTIRDVRIPRVLSVLFTGGILGAVGAMIQGVTRNPIAEPSLLGVSQGATLVIAIFYAIGITINTTNVMIASLIGAVFSGLIVIGFLTRQTKGSSITKILLAGTAISTFFISLTTIIGLLSNQSQFIAFWVSGGFRNATWSDFKLVMVVGTIGLILAMLLSKKINILSLGDDVAISLGEKPEKIRLLTFIIMIPMCAAAVAVGKNIGFVGLIMPQIVRKYLVRTI
- a CDS encoding iron chelate uptake ABC transporter family permease subunit, whose amino-acid sequence is MCCGCSSWKKHRICRINNATNSKKIFGEDYIKNIPLSFLLGAVLLVYSDIAARLIYSPYEVPIGIFTALIGVPFFIVVARKERG
- a CDS encoding FecCD family ABC transporter permease, whose product is MKKTRFNLMVLVLGILLIMSIAIYLSWGSYKVGLLDIIKTLTGGGTKFQNATILQIRFPRMLVGISVGIALSTAGALLQTITKNELADPGIIGINAGAAVAAVIFISLKTANYYRELGSLSVYVLPLMAIIGAAISAVIVYSLSSRDRVRPKRLLLMGLAINAGLNAFITFFTFRGGVGDYNRVLIWTSGSLWGSGWEYVKVIVPLVIILFSLVLLNYKKLDVLNLSDEHAISLGLNLNNERKKLLAYSVILAGGATAFAGNVGFIGLISPNIAKKLVGSYHKNFLIISAMISVIIILLADAVSRNLFSPIEIPVGIMISIFGVPYFIYLMMKEK